From the genome of Pseudomonas mohnii:
GGGCCCGCAACGCCGCTTCCTGCACCGCCTCGCCGAGCGTCGGATGCGCATGAATGGTGCCACCGATGTCTTCCAGCTGCGCGCCCATTTCCAGGCTTTGCGCGAATGCCGTGGACAATTCGGACACCCCGACGCCTACCGCTTGCCAGCCCACGATCACATGATTGTCGCGACGGGCGACCACGCGCACGAAGCCGCTTTTCGATTCCAGGGTCATCGCCCGGCCATTGGCGGCGAACGGGAAGCTGGAAACGATGCAATCCAGCCCGGCAGCCCTGGCCTCGTCCGGTGTCTGGCCGACCACCACCAGTTCCGGGTCGGTGAAGCACACGGCGGCGATGGCGGTCGGGTTGAACTCGCGGGACTTGCCGCTGATCAGCTCGGCGACCATCTCGCCCTGGGCCATGGCCCGGTGAGCGAGCATCGGTTCGCCGCTGAGGTCGCCGATGGCGTAGACGTTGTGCATGCTGGTCTGGCAACGATGGTCGATCTTGATCGACGCGCCGTTCATCGCCAGGCCCAGCGCCTCAAGGTTCCAGCCCTGGGTGTTCGGCTTGCGACCGACGGCCACCAGCACCTGATCGGTTTCCAGGTTCAGGGTGTCGCCGTTGGGGGCAAGCACTTGCAGGGTATTTGATTTGAAATCAAAGCCTTGAACGCTGTGCTTCAAGTAAAGTGTCACGCCGAGCTTTTTCAGTTCGTCATGCACAGGCTGGGTCAGTTCGGCGTCGTAGGCCGGCAGAATCCGCTCCTGCGCCTCGACCACGCTGACCTCGGCACCGAGCTTGCGATAGGCGATGCCCAGCTCCAGACCGATGTAACCGCCCCCCACCACGATCAGCCGTTTCGGGACTGATTTCGGCGCCAGGGCTTCGGTGGACGAAATGATCGGCCCGCCAATCGGCAGCATCGGCAGGTTCACGCTTTTGGAACCGGTCGCCAGCACCAGATGCTCGCATTGAATTCGCGTGTCGCCTACTTCAACGGTCTTGCCGTCGATGACCTTGGCCCAGCCTTGAATGACCTGGACCTTGTTCTTTTTCAACAGCGCGGCGACCCCGGTGGTCAGGCGATCAACGATGCCGTCTTTCCACTCGACGCTCTTGCCGATGTCCAGGGTCGGCGCCGACACGCTGATGCCCAGGGCCGAATGCTGGCTGTGCTGTTGCGTCTGGTGAAACTGTTCGGCGACGTGGATCAGCGCCTTGGACGGAATGCAGCCGATGTTCAGGCAGGTGCCGCCCAGGGACTGGCCTTCTACCAGAATGGTCGAAATGCCCAACTGGCCAGCACGGATCGCCGTTACATAACCGCCGGGGCCGCCGCCAATGATCAGCAGCGTGGTGTGCAGAGTTTGCATGCATGCCTCTCTAATAATCAGTCCACGAACAGGGTGGCGGGTTGTTCGAGCAGGCCGCGCACGGCCTGGATGAATTGCGCCGCGTCCATGCCGTCGACCACGCGGTGATCAAAGGAGCTGGAGAGGTTCATCATCTTGCGGATCACGATCTGGCCTTTGATCACCATCGGTCGTTCGACGATCTTGTTGACGCCGACGATGGCCACTTCAGGCAGGTTCAGCACCGGGGTGCTGACGATGCCGCCGAGGGCGCCGAGGCTGGTCAGGGTGATGCTCGAGCCGGACAGTTCATCGCGGCTGGCCTTGCCATTGCGTGCGGCCGTGGCGAGTCGGGCGATTTCCGCCGCGCTGTCCCATAGGCTGCGGGCTTCGGCGTGGCGCACCACCGGCACCATCAAGCCGATGTCGGCCTGGGTGGCGATACCCACGTGCACCGCGCCGAGGCGGGTGATGACCTGGGCTTCGTCGTCGTAACGGGCGTTGATCTGCGGGAAGTCGCGCAGGGCAACGACCAGGGCGCGGACCAGGAACGGTAGCAAGGTCAGCTTGCCACGGGTCGCGCCGTGTTTTTCGTTGAGGTGCGCGCGCAGCTCTTCAACAGCAGTGACGTCGATTTCTTCGACGTAGCTGAAATGCGCGGCGCGTTGCGTGGCGTCCTGCATGCGCTGGGCGATCTTGCGGCGCATGCCGATCACCGGGATCTGCGCTTCATCGTTGCGCTGGGCGTAGGCGCTGCTGACGCTCGAGGCATTCGACTGGCCCTGGGCCAGGTAGGCCTCGAGGTCATCGTGCAGCACCCGACCGGCCGGGCCGGTGCCGCGTACCAGACGCAACGCAATACCCAGGTCCAGCGCATGCTTGCGCACGGCCGGGGACGCCAACGGACGCTCATTCGCCTCACGGGCCACCAGCGGGCCCTGGCACACGGCCGGGCGCGGCGCGGCGGCAGCGACCGGTTTGCTTTCGACCACGGCTTCAACTTTCGGGGCTGCAACCGGTGCTTCTTTTACAGCGGCCGCTGGCTGAGTCGACTCTTTAACGTTGCCCGCGCCTTCGACTTCAATGCTGATCAGCACACTGCCGACCGCCATGACTTCGCCTGGCTGGCCGCCAAGGGCGATGACTTTGCCATGCACCGGCGACGGGATATCGACCATCGCCTTGTCGGTCATGACATCGGCCAACACCTGATCCTCGACGACCATGTCGCCGACCTTGACGTGCCACACCGACAGTTCAACTTCTGCAATGCCTTCGCCAATGTCCGGCATTTTAATAACGTGCGTGCCCATTCAGACCTCCATGACCCGTTTCAACGCCGCGCCCACTCGGGACGGACCAGGGAAATACGCCCACTCCTGCGCGTGCGGGTAGGGGGTGTCCCAACCGGTGACGCGTTCGATCGGCGCTTCCAGGTGGTGGAAGCAGTGCTCTTGCACCAGCGCCACCAGCTCGGCACCGAAACCGCAGGTGCGGGTGGCTTCATGGACCACCACACAGCGCCCGGTTTTCTTCACCGACTTGACGATGGTTTCCAGGTCCAGCGGCCACAGGCTGCGCAGGTCGATGACTTCGGCATCCACGCCGCTTTCTTCGGCGGCGACCAGCGACACGTACACAGTAGTGCCGTAGGTCAGTACGGTGACATCCTTGCCCGGACGGGCAATGGCGGCAACGTCCAGCGGCACGGTGTAGTAGCCGTCCGGAACCTGAGCGGCGGGGTGTTTCGACCAAGGGGTCACCGGACGGTCGTGGTGGCCGTCGAACGGGCCGTTGTACAGGCGCTTGGGCTCCAGGAAGATCACCGGGTCATCGTTTTCGATGGAGGCGATCAACAGTCCCTTGGCATCGTAGGGGTTGGACGGCATGACGGTGCGCAGGCCGCACACTTGAGTGAACAGCGCCTCGATGCTCTGGCTGTGGGTCTGGCCACCGTAGATGCCGCCGCCACAGGGCATGCGCAGGGTCAGCGGCGCGGTGAATTCGCCGGCCGAGCGATAACGCAGGCGGGCGGCTTCGGAAATGATCTGGTCGTAGGCCGGGTAGACGTAGTCGGCGAACTGGATCTCCACCACCGGCCGCAGGCCATAGGCGCCCATGCCCACGGCAGTGCCGACGATGCCGCTTTCGGAGATCGGCGCATCGAACACCCGCGAGGTGCCGTACTTGGTCTGCAGGCCTTCGGTGCAACGGAACACGCCGCCGAAGTAGCCGACGTCCTGACCGAACACCACGACGTTGTCGTCACGCTCAAGCATCACATCCATGGCCGAGCGCAGGGCCTGGATCATGGTCATGGTGGTCGTGGTCATGGCGGTGTCCAACTGAATATTGTTGTTGTGATCGTTCATGTCAGATCCCCAGTTCCTGACGCTGGCGCTTCAAGTGCTCCGGCATCTCTTTGTAGACGTCTTCGAACATGGTCGCTGCGCTTGGAATCTGGCCGCCGGCGAGGGTGCCGTACTGTTCGGCTTCTTTCTGCGCGGCGATCACTTCGGCTTCCAGCTCGGCGCTGACGGCGGCGTGTTCCTCTTCGGACCAGTGTCCGACCTTGATCAGGTGCTGCTTGAGGCGCGCGATCGGGTCGCCCAACGGGAAATGACTCCAGTCGTCGGCAGGACGGTATTTGGACGGATCGTCGGAGGTCGAGTGCGGACCGGCACGGTAGGTGACCCATTCGATCATGGTCGGGCCGAGGTTGCGGCGGGCGCGTTCGGCGGCCCAGGCAGAAGCGGCGTAGACCGCATAGAAATCGTTGCCGTCGACCCGCAGCGAAGCGATGCCGCAACCCACGCCACGACCGGCGAAGGTGGTCGCTTCACCACCGGCGATCGCCTGGAAGGTGGAGATCGCCCACTGGTTGTTGACCACGTTGAGGATCACCGGCGCGCGGTACACGTGGGCGAAAGTCAGGGCGGTATGGAAGTCCGATTCGGCGGTAGCGCCGTCGCCGATCCAGGCTGAGGCGATTTTGGTGTCGCCCTTGATCGCCGAGGCCATACCCCAGCCCACCGCTTGCACGAACTGGGTGGCGAGGTTGCCGGAGATGGTGAAGAAACCGGAGTCCTTGACCGAATACATGATCGGCAGCTGACGGCCCTTGAGCGGATCGCGCTCGTTGGACAGCAATTGGCAGATCAGGTCCACCAGCGGCACTTCGCGGGCCATCAGGATGCTTTGCTGACGGTAGGTCGGGAAGCACATGTCGTCGATGTTCAACGCCAGGGCCTGGCCGCTGCCAATGGCTTCTTCGCCGAGGCTCTGCATATAGAACGACATTTTCTTCTGGCGCTGGGCGACCACCATGCGGTTGTCATAGATCCGCGTCTTGAGCATGGCGCGCATGCCTTTGCGCAGGATCTCGACCGGCACGCCTTCAGCCCATGGACCGAGGGCATTACCCTGGTCGTCGAGCACGCGAATCAGGCCCTTGGCCAGATCGGCGGTATCGGCCGGTTCAACGTCGATGGAGGGTTTGCGCACCGTGCCGGCGTCGGTCAGACGCAGGTAGGAGAAGTCGGTTTTACAGCCGGGACGGCCCGAGGGTTCGGGAACGTGCAGACGCAGCGGTTCGTACGCTTGGTTCATGGCTTCTACGCTCGATCTTGTGAATTTCTTGTAGTGAGCTGACAGATTTCGTTCTGTGGAAGAAATCTTGTCCTACAAACATCATAGGCCCGGCCAAGAAGAATATTTCTCTCTGTTTCGTTGCGCTGACGATCATTTGCAGATAAAAAATCTGCATAAACATAAAAAACAGGTGGATTTGTCTCATGCGCAAACTGGACCGTACCGATATCGGCATTCTCAACAGCCTTCAGGAGAACGCGCGGATCACCAACGCCGACCTCGCCCGCTCGGTGAACCTCTCGCCGACACCGTGCTTCAACCGGGTCAAGGCGATGGAGGAGCTGGGCCTGATTCGCGAGCAAGTGACCCTGCTCGATGCCGACCTGCTGGGGTTGCACGTGAACGTGTTCATCCATGTCAGCCTGGAAAAACAGGTGGAGGAGGCGTTGCAGCATTTCGAAGAGGCGATTTCCGATCGCCCGGAAGTCATGGAGTGCTACCTGATGGCGGGAGACCCGGACTACCTGATCCGCGTGCTGGTGCCGACCATCCAGTCGCTGGAGCGCTTCATGATGGACTTTCTGACCAAGGTGCCGGGGGTGGCGAACATCCGTTCGAGCTTTGCGCTCAAGCAGGTGCGATACAAGACGGCGCTGCCGTTGCCGGCCAATGGAATGACGCTGGATAAATAACGTTCGATGGCGTTGTTGTTATTGAATCAATAGGTCACAACTGTACAACGCCGATCTACAGTTTGGGTCCATGTTTATCGGATAGGGCTCCGTTTATGTTGTTTCCTCCATTGTTAATTAACGGTTGAGGTACAAGATGAATTCCCTATTGGATAAAGTTGCATTGGCCAGTTCGCTGGATGTGAGTGCTGATGATCTGGATGCGCTCGGTCATATAAAAGAATACCGGTCTCCCGTTTTTGGACCTTACTTTGAAAGTGCGGCGGTCATACAGTCGGTAGATCCACAATCGCTTCTGAATCACGGGCCGGCATCCACCAGCGATGAGTTCGAGATCGGAATAATGGGCGGCTGGTGTCCGGGAGGAAGCTGGAGCGATGGCGTATGCAAGCCTTTCAGTAATAATCGTACGCACTGGATGAGCACTTACACGGGCGTGCGGAATTTACCGATAGATCTGGCCATTTTGCCAGGCACACATAACTCGGGGTTTGATGAGAAGGCCCAGTTCGCTCCTACTTCGGAAGTTTGCCAGGATGTTTCGCCTCATGAACAACTGAACGCGGGTATTCGAGTGCTGGATATCAGGGTTCACCATTATGCCGGGTACCTGTCGGGTGATCCCCGGCGATTCATGATTTATCACAGTACAACCAATGGTCGAACCATTCAGGGCGACATCATTAACGGAATCAAGTCCTTTCACTTCGGTTCGGGATGGGACCGTCGAAGAGAAATCGTGATTGTGAATTTCCATCAATTCCGGAAATTTACCCAGGCTGCGCATGCAGAACTTATAGGTATTTTGAAGTCTGCTTTCGGCGAGTCGATTATTTCCCCAACGTATAAAAATTTGAGTGTGTCTCAGATCTGGGGCTTGCCGGGATTCAAAAATGTTGTCGTGTCTTATAACGCTGGCGAGCGAGACCCCAGTTTCTGGCCGGGTGTCAATCAATGCTGGATTGGTTCCAACACCCCGTCGGACTCCGCTCTCAAGGAGTTCATCGATAAGGTGGGTAAAGAGGTCAAGCCTGCGGGTGAGCTCAGGTCGATTCAGGCCGCCCGTATGGTGTTTCCTTTTTTTGTGCCGAAAGACATATCGGGCTCACTGATGTCATGGTTTGCGGCCGGTAATGCCCATTCTCCTATCATGAAGTACTACATCATCAATACAGATTGGTCGCTCAGGCATCGACTGGTCGATAACATCATCTATTCGAATCAGTTTCGTGCACGTACGTTGGGGCTTCAGGATGTCGAACAGGCCCACCCGACTGTCGCACGTGCCAAAAGCCTGCCCTCGGCCCGCCACATGCTGTTCAGAATCAGTGACGAGCACTGGTCGCCGACGGTCTCACTGCCTCCCATCCTGAGTGAGGAATCACACAGGCTGCTGGTCCGCTCGGACGCCAGCGCTGAATGCGTACTGGATATGCGCAACAGTGATGTCCCGATGGCTCGGGTGACGCTGTCAGCAGGTGATGCCGTGGCCTTCGTCTGTCTCGACGGTAGCGAGCAATGGAAGTTACAGGTCCGCGACTGTTCGCCTGATGATCATTCGTACTCGATTCCCGCACCCTGCGATGGAGAAAAGTTTGTTCGATACACTGTGTCCTACGGCAACTATTTGCCCTTGGTGTATCTACCGGCCGTGGCGGCAGCGAATGGCGTCGTTTTGGTCGTCAGCGAGGCACCCTACGAAACCAGGATATGTCATGCCCGGGGGGCGGATGAAATCGAGCATGTCATTTCGGCGGGTCAGACGCTTGCATTCACCTACGACGAGCATGCTGGCGGCTGGAGTATGGAGCCGGTTTTGACGAACGCTACATCTGATTGATCGGGATTTTCAGGTAGACCACGCCATTGTCTTCCGCGGGCGGCATGTTCCCCGCCCGCACATTCACCTGGATCGCCGGCAGCAACAGTGTCGGCATCCCCAGCCCCCTGTCGCGCCGGGTGCGCATGGCGACGAAGGTGTTTTCGTCGATGCCGTCATGCACATGGACGTTGCTTTTTCGTTGCTCGCCAACGGTGCTCTGGCATTGCGCTCGCCGACCTTCGGGCGGGTAGTCGTGGCAGACGTAGAGTTTCACATCGGCGGGGAAGGCCAGCAGCTTCTGGATCGAAGCGTACAGATGATGAGCGTTGCCGCCGGGGAAGTCGCAACGCGCGGTGCCCACGTCCGGCATGAACAGCGTGTCGCCCACCAGAATCGCTTCGCCATCGACCAGGTACGCCATGTCGGCCGGCGTATGCCCAGGGACATGCAACGCGGTGGCCTTGAGCTGGCCGATGTTGAAGGATTCGTCCGGGGCGAACAGATGGTCGAACTGCGAACCGTCCACGCAGAACTCCGGCTCAAGATTGAACAGCGCCTTGAACACCTTCTGGACCTTGCTGATCGATGCGCCGATGGCAATCTGGCCGCCCAGCTCCCGACGCAAATAGGGCGCGGCTGACAGGTGGTCGGCATGGGCATGGGTTTCCAGCAGCCATTGCACTTGCAACCGGTGTTCGCGAACGAACGCGATGATCCGGTCGGCCTGGGTGCTGGCGGTGCGGCCCGCGGCCGGGTCGTAGTCGAGCACGGGGTCGACGATTGCGCACTGACTGCCATCGGCTTCATAGACCACGTAACTGTAGGTCGAGGAGGCCGGGTCGAGGAAGGCTTCAATCAAGGCGGGCATGGTGGCTGTTTCTGTCTGGACGAGTATTGAGGGTAGTTTCATTTTCCCCGTGGTGGTGGCCTGCACGCTATTGAAGGCGGCTGTCCAGTCAGTAGCGGTTCCTGTGGCCCCGCCTCGGGGTCCACAGGCCCTACACCTTAAGTTGCGGACCCTGCCGACGAGCGGTCTTACGCCGAACTTGTTGCGCATCGCCGGCCGCTCCAAAGCAGCTGCAATTCGCCTCCAAGGCAGCGTATGGCGCCGCCGGTCCGCTTTCGATAATCGCCTCCGACACCTCGTCACCAGTCGCGGAGCGCGCCATGCACAACAATAAGAACTTCAAGCATCGTCTTTTACCGGTCTTCATCGCCAGCCTGCCGGCCCTTGGCCTGAGCTCGATGGCCGAGGCCGAGATCATGCTGTACGACAAGGACCAGACCACGTTCTCCACTGACGGCTA
Proteins encoded in this window:
- the lpdA gene encoding dihydrolipoyl dehydrogenase, which gives rise to MQTLHTTLLIIGGGPGGYVTAIRAGQLGISTILVEGQSLGGTCLNIGCIPSKALIHVAEQFHQTQQHSQHSALGISVSAPTLDIGKSVEWKDGIVDRLTTGVAALLKKNKVQVIQGWAKVIDGKTVEVGDTRIQCEHLVLATGSKSVNLPMLPIGGPIISSTEALAPKSVPKRLIVVGGGYIGLELGIAYRKLGAEVSVVEAQERILPAYDAELTQPVHDELKKLGVTLYLKHSVQGFDFKSNTLQVLAPNGDTLNLETDQVLVAVGRKPNTQGWNLEALGLAMNGASIKIDHRCQTSMHNVYAIGDLSGEPMLAHRAMAQGEMVAELISGKSREFNPTAIAAVCFTDPELVVVGQTPDEARAAGLDCIVSSFPFAANGRAMTLESKSGFVRVVARRDNHVIVGWQAVGVGVSELSTAFAQSLEMGAQLEDIGGTIHAHPTLGEAVQEAALRALGHALHL
- a CDS encoding dihydrolipoamide acetyltransferase family protein, with product MGTHVIKMPDIGEGIAEVELSVWHVKVGDMVVEDQVLADVMTDKAMVDIPSPVHGKVIALGGQPGEVMAVGSVLISIEVEGAGNVKESTQPAAAVKEAPVAAPKVEAVVESKPVAAAAPRPAVCQGPLVAREANERPLASPAVRKHALDLGIALRLVRGTGPAGRVLHDDLEAYLAQGQSNASSVSSAYAQRNDEAQIPVIGMRRKIAQRMQDATQRAAHFSYVEEIDVTAVEELRAHLNEKHGATRGKLTLLPFLVRALVVALRDFPQINARYDDEAQVITRLGAVHVGIATQADIGLMVPVVRHAEARSLWDSAAEIARLATAARNGKASRDELSGSSITLTSLGALGGIVSTPVLNLPEVAIVGVNKIVERPMVIKGQIVIRKMMNLSSSFDHRVVDGMDAAQFIQAVRGLLEQPATLFVD
- a CDS encoding alpha-ketoacid dehydrogenase subunit beta, which encodes MNDHNNNIQLDTAMTTTTMTMIQALRSAMDVMLERDDNVVVFGQDVGYFGGVFRCTEGLQTKYGTSRVFDAPISESGIVGTAVGMGAYGLRPVVEIQFADYVYPAYDQIISEAARLRYRSAGEFTAPLTLRMPCGGGIYGGQTHSQSIEALFTQVCGLRTVMPSNPYDAKGLLIASIENDDPVIFLEPKRLYNGPFDGHHDRPVTPWSKHPAAQVPDGYYTVPLDVAAIARPGKDVTVLTYGTTVYVSLVAAEESGVDAEVIDLRSLWPLDLETIVKSVKKTGRCVVVHEATRTCGFGAELVALVQEHCFHHLEAPIERVTGWDTPYPHAQEWAYFPGPSRVGAALKRVMEV
- a CDS encoding 3-methyl-2-oxobutanoate dehydrogenase (2-methylpropanoyl-transferring) subunit alpha produces the protein MNQAYEPLRLHVPEPSGRPGCKTDFSYLRLTDAGTVRKPSIDVEPADTADLAKGLIRVLDDQGNALGPWAEGVPVEILRKGMRAMLKTRIYDNRMVVAQRQKKMSFYMQSLGEEAIGSGQALALNIDDMCFPTYRQQSILMAREVPLVDLICQLLSNERDPLKGRQLPIMYSVKDSGFFTISGNLATQFVQAVGWGMASAIKGDTKIASAWIGDGATAESDFHTALTFAHVYRAPVILNVVNNQWAISTFQAIAGGEATTFAGRGVGCGIASLRVDGNDFYAVYAASAWAAERARRNLGPTMIEWVTYRAGPHSTSDDPSKYRPADDWSHFPLGDPIARLKQHLIKVGHWSEEEHAAVSAELEAEVIAAQKEAEQYGTLAGGQIPSAATMFEDVYKEMPEHLKRQRQELGI
- the bkdR gene encoding Bkd operon transcriptional regulator BkdR translates to MRKLDRTDIGILNSLQENARITNADLARSVNLSPTPCFNRVKAMEELGLIREQVTLLDADLLGLHVNVFIHVSLEKQVEEALQHFEEAISDRPEVMECYLMAGDPDYLIRVLVPTIQSLERFMMDFLTKVPGVANIRSSFALKQVRYKTALPLPANGMTLDK
- a CDS encoding MBL fold metallo-hydrolase, which gives rise to MPALIEAFLDPASSTYSYVVYEADGSQCAIVDPVLDYDPAAGRTASTQADRIIAFVREHRLQVQWLLETHAHADHLSAAPYLRRELGGQIAIGASISKVQKVFKALFNLEPEFCVDGSQFDHLFAPDESFNIGQLKATALHVPGHTPADMAYLVDGEAILVGDTLFMPDVGTARCDFPGGNAHHLYASIQKLLAFPADVKLYVCHDYPPEGRRAQCQSTVGEQRKSNVHVHDGIDENTFVAMRTRRDRGLGMPTLLLPAIQVNVRAGNMPPAEDNGVVYLKIPINQM